One region of Gorilla gorilla gorilla isolate KB3781 chromosome 15, NHGRI_mGorGor1-v2.1_pri, whole genome shotgun sequence genomic DNA includes:
- the ZFHX2 gene encoding zinc finger homeobox protein 2 isoform X1 — protein MATLNSASTTGTTPSPGHNAPSLPSDTSSSSTPSDPVTKDPPAASSTSENMKSSEPGGQLLESGCGLVPPKEIGEPQEGPDCGHFPPNDPGVEKDKQQEEEEEGLPPMDLSNHLFFTAGGEAYLVAKLSLPGGSELLLPKGFPWGEAGIKEEPSLPFLAYPPPSHLTALHIQHGFDPIQGFSSSDQILSHDTSAPSPAACEERHGAFWSYQLAPNPPGDPKDGPMGNSRGNHVAVFWLCLLCRLGFSKPQAFMDHTQSHGVKLTPAQYQGLSGSPAVLQEGDEGCKALISFLEPKLPARPSSDIPLDNSSTVNMEANVAQTEDGPPEAEVQALILLDEEVMALSPPFPPTATWDPSPTQAKELPVAAGEAGPDWFPEGQEEDGGLCPPLNQSSPTSKEGGTLPAPVGSPEDPSDPPQPYRLADDYTPAPAAFQGLSLSSHMSLLHSRNSCKTLKCPKCNWHYKYQQTLDVHMREKHPESNSHCSYCSAGGAHPRLARGESYNCGYKPYRCDVCNYSTTTKGNLSIHMQSDKHLANLQGFQAGPGGQGSPPEASLPPSAGDKEPKTKSSWQCKVCSYETNISRNLRIHMTSEKHMQNVLMLHQGLPLGLPPGLMGPGPPPPPGATPTSPPELFQYFGPQALGQPQTPLAGSGLRPDKPREAQLLLNGFHHLGAPARKFPTSAPGSLSPDAHLPPSQLLGSSSDSLPTSPPPDDSLSLKVFRCLVCQAFSTDNLELLLYHCSIGRSLPEAEWKEVAGDTHRCKLCCYGTQLKANFQLHLKTDKHAQKYQLAAHLREGGGAMGTPSPVSLGDGAPYGSVSPLHLRCNICDFESNSKEKMQLHARGAAHEENSQIYKFLLDMEGAEAGAELGLYHCLLCAWETPSRLAVLQHLRTPAHRDAQAQRRLQLLQNGPTAEEGPAALQSILSFSHGQLRTPGKAPVTPLAEPPTPEKDAQNKTEQLASEETENKTGPSRDSANQTTVYCCPYCSFLSPQSSQVRAHTLSQHAVQPKYRCPLCQEQLVGRPALHFHLSHLHNVVPECVEKLLLVATTVEMTFTTKVLSGPTLSLLDNGQEPPTQGPEPTPSRDQAAEGPNLTPEASPDPLPEPPLASVEAPDKPSGSPGQPPSPAPSPVPEPDAQAEDVAPPPTMAEEEDGTTGELRSAEPAPADSRHPLTYRKTTNFALDKFLDPARPYKCTVCKESFTQKNILLVHYNSVSHLHKMKKAAIDPSAPARGEAGAPPTTTAATDKPFKCTVCRVSYNQSSTLEIHMRSVLHQTRSRGTKTDSKIEGPERSQEEPKEGETEGEVGTEKKGPDTSGFISGLPFLSPPPPPLDLHRFPAPLFTPPVLPPFPLVPESLLKLQQQQLLLPFYLHDLKVGPKLTLAGPAPVLSLPAATPPPPPQPPKAELAEREWERPPMAKEGNEAGPSSPPDPLPNEAARTAAKALLENFGFELVIQYNEGKQAVPPPPTPPPPEALGGGDKLACGACGKLFSNMLILKTHEEHVHRRFLPFEALSRYAAQFRKSYDSLYPPLAEPPKPPDGSLDSPAPHLGPPFLVPEPEAGGTRAPEERNRAGGHWPTEEEESSRGNLPPLVPAGRRFSRTKFTEFQTQALQSFFETSAYPKDGEVERLASLLGLASRVVVVWFQNARQKARKNACEGGSMPTGGGTGGASGCRRCHATFSCVFELVRHLKKCYDDQTLEEEEEEAERGEEEEEVEEEEVEEEQGLEPPAGPEGPLPEPPDGEELSQAEATKAGGKEPEEKATPSPSPAHTCDQCAISFSSQDLLTSHRRLHFLPSLQPSAPPQLLDLPLLVFGERNPLVAATSPMPGPPLKRKHEDGSLSPTGSEAGGGGEGEPPRDKRLRTTILPEQLEILYRWYMQDSNPTRKMLDCISEEVGLKKRVVQVWFQNTRARERKGQFRSTPGGVPSPAVKPPATATPASLPKFNLLLGKVDDGTGREAPKREAPAFPYPTATLASGPQPFLPPGKEATTPTPEPPLPLLPPPPPSEEEGPEEPPKASPESEACSLSAGDLSDSSASSLAEPESPGAGGTSGGPGGGTGVPDGMGQRRYRTQMSSLQLKIMKACYEAYRTPTMQECEVLGEEIGLPKRVIQVWFQNARAKEKKAKLQGTAAGSTGGSSEGPLAAQRTDCPYCDVKYDFYVSCRGHLFSRQHLAKLKEAVRAQLKSESKCYDLAPAPEAPPALKAPPATTPASMPLGAAPTLPRLAPVLLSGPALAQPPLGNLAPFNSGPAASSGLLGLATSVLPTTTVVQTAGPGRPLPQRPMPDQTNTSTAGTTDPVPGPPTEPLGDKVSSERKPVAGPTSSSNDALKNLKALKTTVPALLGGQFLPFPLPPAGGTAPPAVFGPQLQGAYFQQLYGMKKGLFPMNPMIPQTLIGLLPNALLQPPPQPPEPTATAPPKPPELPAPGEGEAGEVDELLTGSTGISTVDVTHRYLCHQCKMAFDGEAPATAHQRSFCFFGRGSGGSMPPPLRVPICTYHCLACEVLLSGREALASHLRSSAHRRKAAPPQGGPPISITNAATAASAAVAFAKEEARLPHTDSNPKTTTTSTLLAL, from the exons ATGGCCACCCTTAACTCAGCCTCTACCACTGGTACCACCCCCTCCCCTGGGCACAATGCCCCGTCCCTGCCTTCGGACACCTCCTCCTCCAGCACCCCCTCTGATCCTGTCACCAAAGATCCCCCTGCTGCCTCCTCCACCTCTGAGAACATGAAGTCCTCAGAGCCAGGGGGACAGCTCCTGGAGTCAGGCTGTGGCCTCGTCCCACCAAAGGAGATTGGGGAGCCCCAGGAAGGGCCTGACTGTGGTCACTTCCCACCAAATGACCCAGGGGTGGAAAAGGACaagcagcaggaggaggaagaagaagggctCCCTCCCATGGACCTAAGCAACCACTTATTCTTCACAGCTGGAGGTGAGGCCTACCTAGTGGCCAAGCTGTCCCTGCCAGGTGGCAGTGAACTCCTGTTACCAAAGGGCTTCCCCTGGGGTGAGGCGGGCATCAAAGAAGAGCCCAGTCTGCCCTTCCTTGCCTACCCACCCCCCTCACACCTCACTGCCCTTCACATCCAACATGGCTTTGACCCAATCCAAGGCTTTAGCTCTTCTGACCAAATTCTGTCCCATGATACCTCAGCACCATCTCCGGCTGCCTGTGAGGAAAGGCATGGAGCTTTCTGGAGCTACCAGCTGGCTCCAAATCCACCCGGAGATCCCAAAGATGGCCCCATGGGGAACAGCAGGGGCAACCACGTGGCAGTCTTCTGGCTCTGCCTTCTGTGCCGCCTGGGTTTCAGCAAGCCCCAGGCCTTTATGGATCACACACAGTCTCATGGGGTGAAGCTAACCCCTGCCCAATATCAGGGCCTGTCAGGTAGCCCAGCTGTGCTCCAGGAGGGAGATGAAGGCTGCAAGGCCCTCATAAGCTTTCTGGAGCCAAAACTCCCTGCTCGCCCCTCTTCTGACATACCCCTTGACAATAGCAGCACAGTGAACATGGAGGCGAATGTGGCCCAGACAGAGGATGGCCCCCCTGAGGCAGAAGTCCAGGCCCTTATCCTCCTGGATGAAGAAGTTATGGCCCTCAGCCCACCCTTTCCACCCACAGCCACCTGGGACCCCAGCCCAACCCAAGCCAAAGAATTGCCAGTAGCAGCAGGCGAGGCAGGGCCAGATTGGTTCCCTGAGGGGCAAGAAGAGGATGGAGGGCTCTGCCCCCCACTCAACCAAAGCTCACCCACCTCCAAGGAGGGGGGCACTCTCCCTGCCCCAGTGGGCTCCCCCGAAGACCCCAGTGACCCACCCCAGCCCTATCGCCTAGCTGATGACTACACCCCAGCCCCTGCAGCCTTCCAGGGCCTCAGCCTGTCCAGCCACATGTCCCTGCTCCACTCACGCAACTCCTGCAAGACACTCAAGTGTCCCAAGTGCAACTGGCACTACAAGTACCAGCAGACCCTGGATGTGCACATGCGAGAGAAGCACCCTGAGAGCAACAGTCACTGCAGCTACTGCAGTGCTGGGGGCGCCCACCCCCGCCTTGCTCGTGGAGAGAGCTACAACTGTGGCTACAAACCCTACCGCTGTGACGTCTGCAACTACTCTACAACCACCAAAGGCAACCTCAGCATCCATATGCAGTCTGACAAGCACCTGGCCAACCTGCAGGGCTTCCAGGCGGGCCCTGGTGGGCAAGGAAGTCCACCAGAGGCATCACTCCCACCCTCTGCGGGAGACAAAGAGCCTAAGACCAAATCATCCTGGCAGTGCAAGGTGTGCAGCTACGAGACAAACATCTCCCGCAACCTGCGCATCCATATGACCTCTGAGAAGCACATGCAGAATGTCCTAATGCTGCACCAGGGGCTGCCGCTGGGCCTGCCACCTGGATTGATGGGGCCaggccctcctcccccaccaggGGCTACCCCCACTAGCCCCCCTGAACTCTTCCAGTACTTTGGGCCCCAGGCCCTAGGGCAGCCTCAGACTCCCTTGGCTGGCTCGGGGCTGAGGCCAGACAAGCCCCGGGAAGCCCAGCTACTTCTCAATGGTTTCCACCACCTAGGAGCACCTGCCCGCAAGTTCCCCACATCCG CCCCTGGAAGCCTATCCCCTGATGCCCACCTGCCTCCAAGTCAGCTCCTGGGTTCCTCATCTGACAGCCTGCCCACCTCACCACCCCCAGACGACAGCCTGTCCCTGAAGGTATTCCGCTGCCTAGTGTGCCAGGCCTTCAGCACAGACAACCTGGAGCTGCTGCTCTACCACTGCAGCATAGGCCGGAGCCTCCCGGAAGCTGAATGGAAGGAGGTGGCTGGTGACACCCACCGCTGCAAGCTTTGCTGCTATGGCACCCAGCTCAAGGCCAACTTCCAACTCCACCTCAAGACTGACAAACATGCTCAGAAGTACCAGCTGGCAGCCCACCTGCGGGAGGGGGGTGGAGCCATGGGCACCCCTTCCCCAGTGTCCCTGGGAGATGGGGCTCCTTATGGGTCTGTCTCCCCACTACACCTGCGCTGCAACATCTGTGACTTTGAGTCCAACAGCAAGGAGAAGATGCAGCTGCATGCCAGGGGTGCAGCCCACGAAGAAAACAGCCAAATCTATAAG TTTCTGCTGGACATGGAGGGAGCAGAggcaggggcagagctggggctaTACCACTGCCTGTTGTGTGCGTGGGAGACACCCTCCCGCTTGGCTGTGCTGCAACACCTGCGCACACCTGCCCACCGCGATGCCCAGGCCCAGAGGCGTCTGCAGCTGCTACAGAATGGCCCAACCGCTGAGGAAGGACCCGCAGCTCTTCAGAGCATCCTGAGCTTCAGCCACGGGCAGCTCCGGACTCCCG GGAAGGCTCCTGTCACCCCCTTAGCTGAGCCACCCACCCCTGAGAAAGATGCCCAGAACAAGACAGAACAATTGG CTtcagaagagacagaaaacaagaCTGGCCCTTCCAGAGACAGTGCCAACCAGACCACG GTATACTGCTGTCCATACTGCAGCTTCCTGAGCCCACAGTCCAGCCAGGTGAGGGCTCATACACTCTCCCAGCATGCAGTGCAGCCCAAGTACAGATGCCCACTGTGCCAGGAACAGCTGGTGGGCCGGCCTGCCCTGCACTTCCACCTTAGCCACCTTCACAACGTGGTGCCCGAGTGCGTTGAGAAGCTGCTGCTTGTA GCTACAACTGTAGAAATGACATTTACAACCAAAGTGCTGTCTGGACCCACATTAAGCCTTCTGGACAATGGCCAGGAACCCCCCACTCAGGGGCCAGAGCCTACACCGAGCAGAGACCAGGCAGCAG AAGGCCCTAACCTGACCCCAGAAGCCAGTCCAGATCCTCTTCCTGAGCCTCCCCTGGCCTCAGTTGAGGCCCCAGACAAACCCTCGGGAAGCCCTGGCCAACCCCCTTCTCCAGCCCCATCTCCAGTCCCTGAACCTGATGCCCAAGCTGAAGACGTAGCTCCTCCGCCCACCATGGCTGAGGAGGAAGACGGGACCACTGGAGAGCTCCGCTCTGCAGAGCCAGCTCCAGCTGACTCTCGCCACCCTCTGACCTATCGGAAAACCACCAACTTTGCCCTGGACAAGTTTCTCGACCCTGCCCGGCCCTATAAGTGCACTGTGTGTAAGGAGTCCTTCACCCAGAAGAATATTCTGTTGGTTCATTATAATTCTGTCTCCCACCTTCACAAGATGAAGAAGGCTGCCATTGACCCCTCTGCCCCTGCACGGGGAGAGGCCGGTGCCCCACCCACCACCACTGCTGCCACAGACAAGCCCTTTAAGTGCACAGTCTGCAGAGTCTCCTACAACCAGAGCTCCACCCTGGAGATCCACATGCGGTCAGTTCTGCATCAGACTCGCTCTCGGGGAACCAAGACTGATTCCAAGATTGAAGGGCCGGAACGCAGCCAAGAAGAGCCCAAGGAAGGCGAGACAGAGGGGGAGGTGGGCACTGAGAAGAAGGGCCCTGACACCAGTGGCTTCATATCTGGATTGCCtttcctgtcccctcccccacctcccttggACCTGCACCGATTCCCAGCCCCTCTCTTCACCCCACCAGTCCTGCCCCCCTTCCCTCTGGTGCCCGAATCACTGCTTAagctccagcagcagcagctgctcctGCCCTTCTACCTCCACGATCTCAAGGTGGGGCCCAAGCTGACACTAGCTGGGCCTGCACCTGTGCTGTCCCTGCCAGCTGccacccctcctcctccaccccaaCCTCCCAAGGCTGAGCTGGCTGAGCGGGAGTGGGAGCGGCCCCCCATGGCCAAAGAGGGTAATGAGGCAGGGCCTTCCTCACCCCCCGACCCATTGCCCAACGAGGCTGCCCGCACTGCAGCCAAAGCCCTTCTAGAAAACTTTGGCTTTGAGCTGGTGATCCAGTACAATGAAGGGAAGCAAGCTGtgccccctccccctaccccacccccacctgaggCCCTCGGGGGTGGGGACAAGCTGGCCTGTGGGGCCTGTGGGAAACTCTTCTCCAATATGCTTATCCTCAAGACACACGAGGAACATGTCCACCGCCGCTTTCTGCCCTTTGAAGCCCTGAGCCGTTATGCTGCTCAGTTTCGAAAGAGCTATGACAGCCTATACCCGCCCCTTGCAGAGCCTCCCAAACCTCCTGATGGGTCTCTGGATTCACCTGCTCCCCACCTGGGCCCACCCTTCCTGGTcccagagcctgaggcaggggggACCCGTGCCCCCGAAGAGCGAAATCGAGCAGGGGGACACTGGCccacagaggaggaagaaagCTCCAGAGGGAATCTTCCTCCCCTGGTGCCTGCCGGCCGCCGGTTCTCCAGAACCAAGTTCACAGAGTTCCAGACCCAAGCCCTGCAGTCTTTCTTTGAGACTAGTGCCTACCCCAAAGATGGAGAGGTGGAGCGACTTGCAAGTCTGTTGGGTCTGGCTAGCcgtgtggtggtggtgtggttcCAGAATGCCCGCCAGAAAGCACGCAAAAATGCCTGTGAGGGTGGGTCCATGCCAACCGGAGGAGGCACTGGCGGAGCCTCCGGCTGCAGGCGTTGCCACGccactttctcctgtgttttTGAGTTGGTGCGCCACCTCAAGAAGTGCTATGATGACCAGACCcttgaagaggaggaggaagaggcagagagaggggaagaggaggaagaggtggaagaagaagaagtagaGGAGGAACAGGGCCTTGAACCTCCAGCAGGGCCTGAGGGCCCATTACCAGAGCCTCCAGATGGGGAGGAGCTGAGCCAAGCAGAGGCAACAAAGGCAGGAGGCAAAGAGCCTGAAGAGAAGGCTACTCCATCACCTTCCCCAGCCCATACCTGTGACCAGTGTGCCATTTCTTTCTCCAGCCAGGACCTCCTGACCAGTCACCGCCGACTACATTTCCTGCCATCTCTGCAGCCCAGTGCTCCCCCGCAACTCCTAGATCTGCCCTTGCTGGTGTTTGGGGAGAGAAACCCCCTGGTGGCAGCCACCTCACCAATGCCAGGTCCACCTCTCAAACGGAAGCATGAGGACGGCAGCTTGTCTCCCACAGGCAGTGaagcagggggaggaggggagggcgaGCCCCCCAGGGACAAGCGCCTGCGCACCACCATCTTGCCTGAGCAGCTAGAGATCCTGTACCGTTGGTACATGCAGGATTCCAACCCAACACGCAAGATGCTCGACTGCATCTCCGAGGAGGTGGGGCTCAAAAAGCGAGTGGTACAGGTCTGGTTCCAGAATACCAGGGCCCGGGAGAGGAAAGGCCAGTTTCGAAGCACCCCTGGGGGGGTGCCTAGTCCAGCAGTGAAACCGCCTGCCACAGCCACCCCTGCATCATTGCCCAAGTTCAACCTCTTATTAGGCAAGGTAGATGATGGCACTGGGAGGGAAGCCCCAAAGAGGGAAGCACCTGCTTTTCCCTACCCCACTGCCACGCTTGCTTCTGGGCCCCAGCCTTTCCTACCACCTGGGAAAGAGGCCACCACCCCAACACCAGAGCCACCTCTACCTCTCCTACCTCCCCCTCCACCCAGTGAGGAAGAGGGCCCAGAGGAACCACCTAAAGCTTCTCCAGAGAGTGAGGCTTGCAGTCTGTCTGCAGGAGATCTGAGTGATTCATCTGCTTCCAGCCTAGCTGAACCAGAATCCCCTGGGGCTGGAGGGACCAGTGGGGGACCTGGAGGTGGGACTGGGGTTCCAGATGGAATGGGGCAGCGGCGCTACAGGACCCAGATGAGCAGCCTGCAGCTGAAGATCATGAAAGCCTGCTATGAAGCTTACCGCACCCCCACCATGCAGGAGTGTGAGGTGCTGGGAGAGGAGATTGGGCTGCCCAAGAGAGTCATCCAGGTCTGGTTCCAGAATGCTCGTGCCAAGGAAAAGAAGGCCAAACTACAGGGGACAGCCGCTGGGAGCACTGGGGGCAGCAGTGAGGGCCCCTTAGCAGCCCAGCGCACTGACTGCCCCTATTGTGATGTCAAGTATGATTTCTATGTCTCCTGCCGAGGCCATCTCTTTTCCCGTCAGCACCTGGCCAAACTCAAGGAGGCGGTTCGAGCCCAGCTGAAGAGTGAAAGCAAGTGCTACGACTTGGCCCCAGCACCTGAGGCTCCCCCAGCTCTCAAGGccccacctgccaccacacctgcctccATGCCCCTCGGGGCTGCCCCAACCTTGCCTCGCCTGGCGCCGGTCCTCTTATCTGGCCCAGCTCTGGCTCAGCCCCCGCTGGGCAACTTAGCTCCTTTCAATTCAG GCCCGGCAGCCTCCTCAGGCCTCCTCGGCCTCGCCACTTCGGTCCTGCCTACCACCACAGTGGTCCAGACTGCTGGCCCAGGCCGCCCCTTACCTCAGAGACCCATGCCCGACCAAACCAACACCTCCACAGCAGGCACCACTGACCCTGTCCCAGGCCCTCCTACTGAGCCCTTGGGGGACAAGGTTTCCAGTGAGCGAAAGCCAGTTGCAGGCCCCACCAGCTCCTCCAATGATGCCCTCAAGAACCTCAAAGCATTGAAGACCACTGTCCCAGCCCTGTTGGGGGGCCAGTTCCTGCCCTTTCCATTGCCCCCTGCTGGGGGAACAGCACCGCCAGCTGTCTTTGGCCCCCAGCTACAGGGGGCCTACTTCCAACAGCTCTATGGCATGAAGAAGGGGCTATTTCCCATGAACCCCATGATACCTCAGACCCTCATTGGGCTGCTCCCCAATGCCCTCCTCCAGCCGCCACCCCAGCCCCCTGAGCCCACAGCCACAGCACCTCCAAAGCCTCCTGAACTGCCTGCTCCAGGGGAGGGGGAAGCTGGTGAGGTTGATGAGCTGCTGACAGGCAGCACTGGCATCTCCACCGTGGATGTAACCCATCGCTACCTGTGCCACCAGTGCAAGATGGCATTTGACGGGGAGGCCCCGGCTACTGCCCACCAGAGATCCTTCTGCTTCTTTGGGCGGGGCTCTGGGGGCTCCATGCCACCCCCATTGCGGGTGCCCATCTGCACCTACCACTGCCTGGCATGTGAGGTGCTGCTGAGTGGGCGTGAAGCCCTAGCCTCCCACCTGCGCTCCTCGGCCCACAGGCGCAAGGCAGCCCCACCTCAAGGGGGCCCACCCATCTCCATCACCAACGCCGCCACTGCTGCCTCGGCTGCTGTGGCTTTTGCCAAAGAGGAAGCAAGATTACCTCACACGGACTCCAACCCAAAAACTACGACTACCTCTACACTTCTAGCTTTATAA